A section of the Candidatus Poribacteria bacterium genome encodes:
- a CDS encoding phytanoyl-CoA dioxygenase family protein — protein MGESFRLHLDQSFWKPARQGIGTNWHQDNAYFKIADPLRGTAMWIAIHDATIPNGCMHIVPGSFREEYPHYRDPLSDHHIRCDPPEDRAVAVELAAGGALFFAYGTAHCTRANTTDQDRAGAALHFIHTDYAQGDHWTRNEQMTPILRGPNATGGEREYGRRIEGTWDAEVERALSSAAR, from the coding sequence ATCGGCGAGTCGTTCCGGCTCCATCTCGACCAGTCGTTCTGGAAGCCCGCGCGGCAGGGAATCGGCACGAATTGGCATCAGGACAACGCCTACTTCAAGATCGCCGACCCCCTGCGCGGCACGGCGATGTGGATCGCCATCCACGACGCGACGATCCCCAACGGCTGCATGCACATCGTCCCCGGCAGCTTCCGCGAGGAGTACCCCCACTACCGCGACCCGCTGAGCGATCACCACATCCGGTGCGATCCGCCCGAAGACCGCGCGGTCGCCGTCGAGCTTGCGGCGGGAGGGGCGCTCTTCTTCGCCTACGGCACGGCGCACTGCACCAGGGCGAACACGACGGATCAGGACCGCGCCGGAGCCGCGCTCCACTTCATCCACACCGACTACGCCCAGGGCGATCACTGGACGCGCAACGAGCAGATGACGCCCATCCTGCGAGGTCCGAACGCAACGGGCGGGGAACGCGAGTACGGACGCCGGATCGAGGGCACGTGGGACGCGGAGGTCGAACGGGCGCTGTCCTCAGCGGCGCGCTAG